In the Prochlorococcus marinus str. MIT 9312 genome, CTGTTGAGCCAGGGGATGGAGGCTGATTACCGGGTTGCTGATAAACAGATGAGCCAACTGCATAGAGTTCTTGCTGAAGCTCTTCAAGCAATTTTTTCATTGATTCATAATCTTCTTTTGATGTTGCCTCTTTTAAAGCATTACTTTTTTCTTCAACTTTAGACTTTGCTGCAGCATCAATTTTATCTCCCAGTTCACTAAGTTGCTTTTCTGTCTGATAAACAAGTGTTTCAGCTTGATTCTTTAAATCAATTTTTTCTCTTTTATCTTTATCAGCAGATGCATTTGATTCAGCATCTTTTACCATTTTTTCTACTTCATTATCGGATAAAGTAGAAGCACCAGTTATGGAAATACTTTGTTCTTTACCACTACCCTTATCTTTAGCAGTAACACTCAGAATACCATTTGCATCAATATCGAATGTAACTTCAATCTGCGGAACGCCTCTTGGTGCTGAAGGTATGCCATCCAATCTAAAAGTTCCTAAACTTTTGTTATCAGAAGCCATTTCCCGTTCACCCTGTAATACGTGAATTTCAACATTTGTTTGACCGTCCACAGCAGTTGAATATGTTTCAGATTTCTTAGTAGGCACTGTAGTATTTCGATTTATCATTTTTGTCATTACTCCCCCTAAAGTCTCTACGCCTAAAGAAAGTGGAGTAACGTCAAGCAACAATATATCTTTAACCTCTCCTGCTAAAACCCCTCCCTGAATGGCAGCTCCAACAGCTACCACTTCATCAGGATTAACAGTTTGATTTGGTTCTTTACCAATTATTTTTTTAACCAAATCTAAAACAGCAGGTATTCTTGATGAGCCTCCCACCATTACAACTTCATCAATTTCACTAGTAGAAATTTTTGCATCACTTATAGCTCTCTCAACTGGAGTCTTGCACCTATCAATTAAAGAAGCGGCTAATTCCTCAAACTTTGCTCGAGTTAAGTTCAAATCCAAATGTTTTGGACCTTCAGGGGTCGCTGTGATAAAAGGTAAATTTATTTCACTTTGCGTAGCATTAGAAAGCTCGATTTTTGCTTTTTCTGCTGCTTCAGTCAGTCTTTGTAAAGCCTGCTTATCTTGTCTAAGGTCGATCCCCTCATTTGATTTAAAATTACTAGCTAAATGATCTACGATACATCTATCAAAATCATCACCACCAAGATGGGTATCTCCAGATGTAGATAGGACTTCAGTGACTCCATCACCAGCTTCAATAACTGAGACATCAAATGTTCCTCCACCTAAATCAAAAACAAGAATTTTTTCATTTTCTTTATCCAAACCATACGCTAAAGCTGCAGCAGTTGGCTCATTCACAATTCTGAGAACTTCTAAACCAGCAATCTTTCCTGCGTCTTTTGTAGCCTGCCTTTGAGAGTCATTAAAATAAGCTGGAACTGTAATTACAGCCTGTGTAACTTGTTGGCCAAGGTATTTACCTGCATCATCTGCTAACTTTCTTAAAACTTGAGAACTTACCTCTTCAGGAGAAAACTGCTTATTTAAAATAGGGCACTTTAATTTGACACTAGAGCCAGATTTTTCAACAGAATAACTAACTTCTTTAGATTCTTCATTAACTTCATCAACTCTTCGACCTACAAAACGCTTTGCAGAATAAAAAGTATTTTCAGGATTCATTACAGCTTGTCTTTTTGCGATTTGTCCAACAAGCTGATCTTGATTTTTTGTATATGCAACAACTGATGGAGTAGTTCTGAAACCCTCAGCATTTGCTATTACAGTGGGTTTACCACCTTCCATTACAGCGACACAACTATTAGTTGTTCCTAAATCGATTCCTACAACCTTACCCATGGGTAAATTCTTATATTTGATATTCTCCATAATCGGTCATTGGCGTCATTATTGTTACTCAAAGACGGGGTGTGGTTCCCGAACAGATCGTTATTTTTTAAGAAAAAATTTCTAAACATGATTTCAAGTAAGACCTCTTTTATTGCATTAATCGGCAATCCAGTAAGCCATTCTTTGTCGCCAATCATGCAAAATGCTGCCCTTCAGTATTTAGGCTTAGATTTAATTTATATTGCTATGCCTTGTAAAGATGAAGATCTAGAACTAGTTATGAATTCTTTGAAAAAAATTAATTGCAAAGGTTTAAATATTACAATTCCCCATAAAGAAAAAGTATTTGACCTTTGTAGTGAAATTTCTCCTATTGCTAATAAACTGAAAGCAATTAATACCTTAAAATTAAACTCTGCAAAAGAATGGAGCGCAACTAATACAGATGTTGAGGGATTTATTTATCCATTAAAAACATTAAATTTAACAAAGAAACAATCGATCGTTCTTGGCTCGGGTGGTGCAGCAAGATCTGTTATTCAAGGATTAATAAATTTAAATTTTTCTACAATTTCAGTAGTATCACGTAACAAGTCATCACTAGATGAATTAATAAAAAATTTTGAAAATCAAATTACAATTGAGGGTTTGTTAAATAATGATAATAGGACTGAAACTTTAATTGAAGAGGCAGATTTAATTGTAAATACAACACCTGTAGGAATGAAAACAACTAAACATGAGATGAATGTATTGCCATATGGGGACGTATTTTGGAGATCTCTTAACTCGAAAACAATTGTTTACGATTTAATCTACAATCCTGCTCCAACTCCTCTATTGAAATTTAGTGCCAAAAAAGGATGCATAACTATCGATGGTCTCAAAATGCTTGTTGCTCAAGGAGCGAAATCATTATCATTTTGGACAAATGGTTTAGAAGTACCTTTTCATATTATGAATGACGCATTAAAAAATTATCTTTAAAAAAAATGATGCTAATTATTAAGAAACTGCACATCATAATGTATCGTAAATAATGAACAGACGCTCATCACATCAATCATGAGCCTAAGACCTTGTCTGAAACTATGACCAATCAATCTTACTATGAAACCATGTACATCCTCCGCCCAGATATCGCGGAAGATGAAGTAACCAATCATATTGATAAATACAATAAGCTTTTAGAAGAATTTGGCGGAACCATCCTTGATAGTCAAATGCGAGGTAAGCGAAGATTAGCTTATCAAATTGCCAAACATAGAGAAGGTATTTACGTCCAACTAAGTCATCAAGGTGATGGGCAACATATTTTCAAAATTGAAAAAGCAATGAGAATTAGTGAAGATGTTATTAGATATATGACCGTTAAACAAGAAGGGCCTTTACCTACTCCAAAACCTTCAAATAAGAGTTCAACTCAATCAGAAAATAAAGATAATCCAGAAACTAAAGTTGAATCTAAAGAAGAGCAATCAGTAACAAACTCTGATACTTCAACAACAAAAAAAGACGATAATGAAATTAAAGAAAATACAGAATCTTAGATATTGTTAATCAATTTTTTTTGAATTTAACTCTGCCCATATTTTATTAGACATACCCCACATATAAATAAAACCCTCCGCTAAGGAATGTTTAAAAACATCGTCTTGACTATAAGTTGCCAAATCCTCTCTATAAAGTGAATTATTTTCTGAGATTCTTCCAATTACTATTGCATTCCCCTTATGAAGTCTAATCTTTACTCGTCCATTAACTGAAGTTTGAGTCGATGCAATAAAAGCATCTAAACTCTCCTTGAGAGGACCAAACCAAAAACCTTGATAAACTAATTGACCCCATTTTTTTTCGACGACTCCTTTAAAATCAATAACATCTGGATTTAATGTAATACTTTCCAATTCCTTGTGAGCTTTTATTAATAGTAAGAGACCAGGCGTTTCATAAATCTCTCTACTTTTAATTCCTACCACTCGATCTTCCATCATATCTATTCTTCCAAAACCATATTCACCTGCAAGAACATTAGCTTTTTGGATAATCTCCACTGGATTTAAAAATTCATTGTTGATTCCAACTGGGAAGCCATTTTTAAAAATAATTTCTATATCTAACGGAGACTCAGGTGAATTATTAATTGATGATGTCATTGCAAAAATATCTTCAGGTGCCTCTTGCATGGGATCTTCTAATATACCGGCTTCAATACTCCTACCA is a window encoding:
- the dnaK gene encoding molecular chaperone DnaK encodes the protein MGKVVGIDLGTTNSCVAVMEGGKPTVIANAEGFRTTPSVVAYTKNQDQLVGQIAKRQAVMNPENTFYSAKRFVGRRVDEVNEESKEVSYSVEKSGSSVKLKCPILNKQFSPEEVSSQVLRKLADDAGKYLGQQVTQAVITVPAYFNDSQRQATKDAGKIAGLEVLRIVNEPTAAALAYGLDKENEKILVFDLGGGTFDVSVIEAGDGVTEVLSTSGDTHLGGDDFDRCIVDHLASNFKSNEGIDLRQDKQALQRLTEAAEKAKIELSNATQSEINLPFITATPEGPKHLDLNLTRAKFEELAASLIDRCKTPVERAISDAKISTSEIDEVVMVGGSSRIPAVLDLVKKIIGKEPNQTVNPDEVVAVGAAIQGGVLAGEVKDILLLDVTPLSLGVETLGGVMTKMINRNTTVPTKKSETYSTAVDGQTNVEIHVLQGEREMASDNKSLGTFRLDGIPSAPRGVPQIEVTFDIDANGILSVTAKDKGSGKEQSISITGASTLSDNEVEKMVKDAESNASADKDKREKIDLKNQAETLVYQTEKQLSELGDKIDAAAKSKVEEKSNALKEATSKEDYESMKKLLEELQQELYAVGSSVYQQPGNQPPSPGSTGSPDQNDSNEKDGDDVIDADFTETKD
- a CDS encoding shikimate dehydrogenase, which codes for MISSKTSFIALIGNPVSHSLSPIMQNAALQYLGLDLIYIAMPCKDEDLELVMNSLKKINCKGLNITIPHKEKVFDLCSEISPIANKLKAINTLKLNSAKEWSATNTDVEGFIYPLKTLNLTKKQSIVLGSGGAARSVIQGLINLNFSTISVVSRNKSSLDELIKNFENQITIEGLLNNDNRTETLIEEADLIVNTTPVGMKTTKHEMNVLPYGDVFWRSLNSKTIVYDLIYNPAPTPLLKFSAKKGCITIDGLKMLVAQGAKSLSFWTNGLEVPFHIMNDALKNYL
- the rpsF gene encoding 30S ribosomal protein S6 — translated: MTNQSYYETMYILRPDIAEDEVTNHIDKYNKLLEEFGGTILDSQMRGKRRLAYQIAKHREGIYVQLSHQGDGQHIFKIEKAMRISEDVIRYMTVKQEGPLPTPKPSNKSSTQSENKDNPETKVESKEEQSVTNSDTSTTKKDDNEIKENTES
- a CDS encoding argininosuccinate synthase: MQQVNKVVLAYSGGVDTSVCIPYLKNEYGISEVVTFVADLGQGEDLELIRKKALNSGASKSIIGNLVSSFVERYAFPAIRANALYLDKYPLSTALARPLIAENLVNIAREINADAVAHGCTGKGNDQVRFDLAINALGPDLKIITPAREWNMSREEAILYGEKFGIPAPVSKKSPYSIDVNLLGRSIEAGILEDPMQEAPEDIFAMTSSINNSPESPLDIEIIFKNGFPVGINNEFLNPVEIIQKANVLAGEYGFGRIDMMEDRVVGIKSREIYETPGLLLLIKAHKELESITLNPDVIDFKGVVEKKWGQLVYQGFWFGPLKESLDAFIASTQTSVNGRVKIRLHKGNAIVIGRISENNSLYREDLATYSQDDVFKHSLAEGFIYMWGMSNKIWAELNSKKID